The Acidobacteriota bacterium genome segment CAGAAAAATGCCGACAGGGCAAGGGCGACAAGGACCGGCTCTGCTACCTCACCAACGGCTCCGCCGACGCCGTGGCCGCCTGGGTCGCCGCCCGGGGTTCTTTGCCCGGCCCCCTCTTAGTGCGCATCGGCAAGGGCTCCCGGATGACCGATTCCCGCCTCAGCGACCAGGCTGTGCGCTGCATCCTGGAAACCCGGGCCGACCAGGCCGGAATCCCCGTCCCCCGCCCCCACGACGCCCGCCGGACCTTCGTCACCACCCTCCTGGACCGGGGCAACGACGCCCTCATCGTCGCCAGGCTCGCCGGGCACGCCGACGTTCGCACCACCATGCGCTACGACCGCCGCGACGAACACGCCAAGCGTAGGGCCGCCGAAAGCCTGGACGTGCCGTTCAGGGGGTGAGGTGATAAAGACCTGATATTCGAATCTTAACTTCCTATAATATCTAAGTATTACAGAAATATGGCTGAGTTTTGCACGAATCGTTTCCGTCACCCATCAACGCACTTTTTCGGTAGAGGTTTTCATGTTACAGTGGCCCACCATATTTCTTGAATGGAACAGTTCTCCCAATCAATGCTTTTTAAGACGTTCCTTCCTGCGAGTTCTTCAAGGACTGAAAGATCGATGCGATATTGTGAAATGTCCATTGATGAAACATATAAACATTCAACATCAATCGATCTTACAATGTCCGCAGGAAGGATATTTTCCTTCAGAATGACAAGTGGATATAGCAAACAAACCAACACATATGATTCTTTCAATATTATGCTTCCCCAGTTTTCTGGAACTCCAGAGTCCCAGTCGACTTTGGAGTCTGGTATCGAAGAAGCTAAATAATTCAACAAATCAAGAAACAGCTCAGTGTTCCAAAGCGATTTTTTCCCCAACGCTCGTCTAAAAATCTCAGTGATGTCAATTGTTTCCATTGTTCAATTTCCTGGTGAACCATGCACCATCCCGGTTTCTGTGCGGTACAAATTCAATGTATAAGTTAATTCTCCAGATTCACCCAATACTCCGATAGGTTGATCATACGTTATTTTAGCTTTACCTCTTTCATCCCAAAGATTATCCCTGTCTGCATAGGCAGCTGCGTTTAAAACAAGCTCCTTTTCGTTAATCACACTTAAGAATTGGCTCTTGCCTTGTACCAGCGAGCCTCGAGTATGAGGAGCCATTGCTGGTTCATCAAGCCGATAACTACCGTTAGTTAAAAAACCATGACTGTCTTTATAAATTTAGGGGGGTAGCCATTGCATAGCTCCAACAGCATTGGAAATTCCTCTCAGAAATACTTTTGCAAAAACTTTT includes the following:
- a CDS encoding tyrosine-type recombinase/integrase codes for the protein MSGVGKGSEKCRQGKGDKDRLCYLTNGSADAVAAWVAARGSLPGPLLVRIGKGSRMTDSRLSDQAVRCILETRADQAGIPVPRPHDARRTFVTTLLDRGNDALIVARLAGHADVRTTMRYDRRDEHAKRRAAESLDVPFRG